The Blastomonas fulva genome contains a region encoding:
- a CDS encoding cystathionine gamma-synthase family protein — protein MTDTPIKPITTPTPRRKPKPKVATLGGRKLKPATLMMGHGFDPVLSEGSLKAPIFLTSTFAFENAAAGKRHFEGLTGKRPGGAEGLVYSRFNGPNQEILEDRLSIWDDAEDSLVFSSGMSAIATLLLAYCSNNDVIVHSGPLYAATETMIARILSRFGITYLDFPAGATREEIDMVMEQAKDMATRQGGRVAMIYLESPANPTNALVDIEAVAASRDAVLGGETPTPIAIDNTFLGPLWQQPLHHGADIVVYSLTKYVGGHSDLVAGGLSGPKKWMDPVRALRNTIGTICDPNTAWMLMRSLETVELRMNRAGENAAKVCEFLAQHPKVDGLGYLGMIHDARQQDIFDRHCSGAGSTFSLFIKGGEAESFRFLDSMVIAKLAVSLGGTETLASHPAAMTHLSVPDARKAALGITDNLVRISIGVEDPDDLIADFEQALEAV, from the coding sequence ATGACCGACACTCCGATCAAGCCGATCACCACCCCCACCCCGCGCCGCAAACCCAAGCCCAAGGTGGCGACATTGGGCGGACGCAAGCTCAAGCCCGCCACCTTGATGATGGGCCATGGCTTCGACCCGGTGCTCTCCGAAGGATCGCTGAAAGCCCCGATCTTCCTCACCTCGACTTTCGCGTTCGAGAACGCAGCGGCGGGCAAGCGCCATTTCGAAGGGCTGACCGGCAAGCGTCCCGGCGGTGCCGAGGGCCTGGTCTATTCGCGTTTCAACGGCCCCAATCAGGAGATTCTCGAGGATCGGCTGAGCATCTGGGACGATGCCGAAGATTCGCTGGTCTTCTCCAGCGGCATGTCGGCCATAGCGACGCTGCTGCTCGCTTATTGCAGCAACAACGATGTCATCGTCCATTCGGGTCCGCTTTATGCCGCGACCGAGACGATGATCGCGCGCATCCTGTCGCGCTTCGGCATCACCTATCTCGACTTCCCCGCAGGCGCGACCCGCGAGGAAATCGACATGGTGATGGAACAGGCGAAGGACATGGCGACCAGGCAGGGCGGCCGCGTGGCGATGATCTATCTGGAAAGCCCCGCCAACCCGACCAATGCGCTGGTTGATATCGAGGCGGTGGCAGCCTCGCGCGACGCGGTGCTGGGCGGCGAGACCCCGACCCCGATCGCGATCGACAACACCTTCCTGGGTCCGCTGTGGCAGCAGCCTTTGCACCATGGCGCGGACATCGTCGTCTACAGCCTCACCAAATATGTCGGTGGGCACAGCGATCTGGTCGCAGGCGGGCTTTCGGGCCCCAAGAAGTGGATGGACCCGGTGCGCGCGCTGCGCAACACCATCGGCACGATCTGCGATCCCAACACCGCCTGGATGCTGATGCGGTCGCTCGAAACGGTCGAGCTGCGCATGAACCGCGCGGGCGAGAACGCGGCAAAGGTCTGCGAATTCCTCGCGCAGCACCCCAAGGTCGATGGCCTAGGCTATCTGGGCATGATCCACGATGCGCGCCAGCAGGACATCTTCGACCGGCATTGCTCGGGCGCGGGATCGACCTTCTCGCTGTTCATCAAGGGCGGTGAGGCCGAGAGCTTCCGCTTCCTCGATTCGATGGTGATCGCCAAGCTGGCCGTCAGCCTGGGCGGCACCGAGACGCTCGCCAGCCACCCTGCGGCGATGACCCATCTGTCGGTGCCCGATGCGCGCAAGGCGGCGCTGGGGATCACCGACAATCTGGTGCGCATCTCGATCGGCGTGGAAGACCCCGACGACCTGATCGCCGATTTCGAACAGGCGCTCGAAGCGGTGTGA
- a CDS encoding glycosyltransferase family 4 protein, translating to MDISDLRIALFSGNYNYVRDGANQALNRLVGWLLDHGAAVRVYSPTTKTPAFEPAGDLVSLPSLPIPGRSEYRVTTLLPPSIKKDLNRFAPNIVHVSSPDSAGHSAVRWAQKHNLPVLGSVHTRFETYPRYYNMAFLEPVLEAILRRLYRKCDAIVAPSDSMAQVLREQRMSYDVGIWSRGVDKHIFNPQVRDMDWRRSLGLKDDVPVIGFLGRLVMEKGLDVFSDTIDRLIRRNVPHQVLVVGEGPARGWFESRLPGAVFAGFQGGADLGRAVASMDLFFNPSITETFGNVTLEAMACGLPVVAARATGSESLVEHGVTGQLVRPGATVEFADALQAYCGNPELRHAHGMAGVRRSEKYSWDRINGGLAATYIRLIRQRQAGSGGVPYRAIR from the coding sequence ATGGATATTTCCGATCTTCGCATCGCGCTGTTCAGCGGCAACTACAATTACGTGCGCGATGGCGCCAACCAGGCTCTCAACAGGCTGGTGGGCTGGCTGCTCGACCATGGCGCGGCGGTGCGCGTCTACTCGCCCACCACCAAGACCCCGGCGTTCGAGCCTGCGGGCGATCTGGTGAGCCTGCCCTCGCTGCCGATCCCGGGGCGCAGCGAATATCGCGTCACCACGTTGCTGCCGCCGTCGATCAAGAAGGACCTCAACCGCTTCGCGCCCAACATCGTGCATGTCTCCAGCCCGGACAGCGCCGGGCACAGCGCGGTGCGCTGGGCGCAGAAGCACAACCTGCCGGTGCTGGGGTCGGTGCACACCCGGTTCGAGACCTATCCGCGCTATTACAACATGGCGTTTCTGGAGCCGGTGCTCGAGGCGATCCTGCGCCGCCTGTACCGCAAGTGCGACGCCATCGTCGCGCCGTCCGATTCGATGGCGCAGGTGCTGCGCGAACAGCGGATGAGCTATGATGTCGGCATCTGGTCGCGCGGCGTCGACAAGCACATCTTCAACCCGCAAGTGCGCGACATGGACTGGCGCCGCAGCCTGGGGCTGAAGGACGATGTCCCGGTGATCGGCTTTCTCGGCCGGCTGGTGATGGAAAAGGGCCTCGATGTGTTCTCAGACACCATCGACCGGCTGATCCGCCGCAACGTGCCGCATCAGGTGCTGGTGGTGGGCGAGGGGCCCGCGCGCGGCTGGTTCGAATCGCGGCTTCCCGGCGCGGTGTTCGCAGGCTTTCAGGGCGGGGCGGATCTGGGCCGTGCGGTCGCCAGCATGGATCTGTTCTTCAACCCCTCGATCACCGAGACCTTCGGCAACGTGACGCTTGAGGCCATGGCGTGCGGATTGCCCGTGGTCGCCGCGCGCGCGACCGGCAGCGAAAGCCTGGTCGAGCATGGCGTGACCGGCCAGTTGGTGCGCCCAGGGGCCACGGTGGAATTCGCCGATGCGCTGCAGGCCTATTGCGGCAATCCCGAACTGCGCCACGCGCATGGCATGGCCGGTGTTCGGCGCAGCGAGAAATACAGCTGGGACCGGATCAACGGCGGACTGGCCGCGACCTATATCCGCCTGATCCGCCAACGCCAGGCGGGAAGCGGCGGCGTTCCCTACCGCGCCATCCGCTAG